One genomic segment of Chitinophaga sancti includes these proteins:
- the miaB gene encoding tRNA (N6-isopentenyl adenosine(37)-C2)-methylthiotransferase MiaB has translation MLDQVTKVHDENRQGEAFAPEAADIQTYTKKFYIESYGCQMNFNDSEIVASILKEEGFGPTRNVEEASLVLLNTCSIREKAETTVRKRLTEFQKVKQRNPELLVGVLGCMAERLKAKLLEEEKLVDMVVGPDAYRTLPALIEEAETGQKAVNVLLSREETYDDISPVRLDSNGVTAFVSIMRGCNNMCSFCVVPFTRGRERSRDYRSILQEATDLFERGYREVTLLGQNVDSYYWVNPVNDAETVTFANLMEKVAQISPLLRVRFSTSHPKDITDEVLHIMAKYENICNYIHLPVQSGSNRILQLMNRTYTREWYMKKVDRIREILPDCGISTDVITGFCTETEEDHQDTMEVMAYSRYDLAYMFFYSERPGTLAARRYQDDVPEDVKKRRLAEVVELHRGQSLASMQQDVGKTFKVLVEGTSKRSADHLFGRTSHNKVIVFPKENFQKCDYVWVKVDSCTSGTLIGTATGKA, from the coding sequence ATGCTGGATCAGGTAACAAAAGTGCATGACGAAAACCGGCAGGGCGAGGCTTTCGCTCCTGAGGCTGCAGATATTCAGACTTATACCAAGAAATTCTACATAGAAAGTTATGGTTGCCAGATGAACTTCAACGATAGTGAAATCGTGGCTTCCATCCTGAAAGAAGAAGGTTTCGGTCCTACCCGCAATGTGGAAGAGGCCAGCCTGGTACTGCTCAATACCTGTTCTATCAGGGAAAAAGCGGAAACGACTGTGCGTAAAAGGCTCACTGAGTTCCAGAAGGTAAAGCAACGTAATCCTGAACTCCTTGTAGGCGTACTTGGCTGCATGGCAGAAAGACTGAAAGCCAAACTGTTAGAAGAAGAAAAACTGGTAGACATGGTCGTTGGCCCGGATGCCTACCGTACCCTCCCTGCCCTCATAGAAGAAGCCGAAACCGGCCAGAAAGCAGTGAATGTACTGCTGAGCCGTGAGGAAACTTACGACGACATCAGCCCTGTACGACTGGATTCGAATGGTGTAACTGCCTTTGTATCCATCATGCGTGGTTGTAATAATATGTGTTCCTTCTGCGTAGTACCTTTTACACGTGGTCGTGAACGCAGCCGTGACTACCGCTCTATTCTCCAGGAAGCTACCGACCTCTTTGAAAGAGGTTATCGCGAAGTGACCCTCCTGGGTCAGAACGTAGACTCCTACTACTGGGTAAACCCTGTGAACGACGCTGAAACTGTGACTTTTGCCAACCTGATGGAAAAAGTAGCGCAGATCAGCCCACTTCTCCGTGTTCGCTTCAGCACCTCCCATCCGAAGGATATTACGGACGAAGTGCTGCACATTATGGCGAAGTACGAAAATATCTGCAATTATATTCACCTGCCGGTTCAAAGTGGCAGCAACAGGATATTGCAGCTCATGAACCGTACTTATACCCGTGAGTGGTACATGAAAAAAGTAGACCGCATCCGCGAAATACTCCCCGACTGTGGCATTTCTACCGATGTCATCACCGGCTTCTGTACAGAAACGGAAGAAGATCACCAGGATACCATGGAGGTAATGGCGTATTCCCGTTATGATCTCGCATATATGTTCTTCTACTCTGAGCGCCCGGGTACCCTGGCTGCCCGCCGTTACCAGGACGATGTACCGGAAGATGTGAAGAAGAGAAGACTGGCTGAAGTAGTGGAACTGCACAGGGGTCAATCGCTGGCAAGTATGCAGCAGGATGTAGGCAAGACCTTCAAAGTGCTGGTAGAGGGTACTTCCAAAAGGTCAGCAGACCATCTGTTTGGAAGAACCAGCCATAACAAGGTGATTGTTTTTCCTAAAGAGAATTTCCAGAAATGTGACTACGTTTGGGTGAAAGTAGATAGCTGTACCTCCGGCACCCTGATAGGTACCGCTACAGGAAAAGCATAA
- a CDS encoding sigma-54 dependent transcriptional regulator encodes MDNIQSIKNRFGIIGNSPVLNYALQVAAQVANTDLTVLIVGESGVGKEVFSNIIHSLSARKHNPFIAVNCGAIPEGTIDSELFGHEKGSFTGAVDSRKGYFETVSGGTIFLDEIGEMPLGTQARLLRVLETGEFIRVGSSKVQKTDVRVITATNRDLLDHTQDGKFREDLYYRLNTVPIRVPSLRDRKEDIPLLFRKFCLDFAERYKTTSIQLDEESRNILVNYPWRGNVRELKNMAEQISVLAHDKLITVQELRRFLPEVPETPRLPMLAAPQAKANGDFSNERDILYKLFFDMKKDVTELKKMFFEVLQNPNLAHSAPANFQDSHVLHNFHPQQEVNTNMTSTAIAAPQQPIILQDNNKIDHHEEVEETLSIADKEKELIVKALKKHKGKRKDAALDLGISERTLYRKLKEYNINE; translated from the coding sequence ATGGATAACATACAGTCCATTAAAAACAGGTTTGGCATTATAGGAAATTCACCGGTACTCAACTACGCCCTACAGGTGGCCGCCCAGGTGGCCAATACAGACCTGACGGTATTGATAGTCGGAGAAAGCGGCGTTGGTAAAGAAGTGTTTTCCAATATTATCCACTCATTAAGTGCACGTAAACATAACCCTTTCATTGCTGTCAACTGCGGAGCTATACCCGAAGGAACAATCGATTCCGAATTGTTCGGACATGAAAAAGGATCATTTACAGGTGCTGTCGATAGCCGTAAAGGTTACTTCGAAACCGTGAGCGGTGGTACCATCTTCCTCGATGAAATCGGCGAAATGCCATTAGGCACACAGGCCCGCCTGCTCCGTGTACTGGAAACAGGTGAATTCATCAGAGTAGGTTCCTCCAAGGTGCAAAAAACAGATGTACGCGTGATCACGGCTACCAACCGCGATCTGCTGGATCATACCCAGGATGGAAAGTTCAGGGAAGACCTGTACTACCGTCTGAATACCGTACCTATCCGGGTACCCTCGCTACGTGACAGGAAGGAAGATATTCCCCTGTTGTTCCGCAAATTTTGCCTTGACTTTGCCGAAAGATATAAGACTACTTCTATCCAGCTGGATGAAGAATCACGTAATATCCTTGTCAACTATCCATGGAGAGGAAATGTGCGTGAACTGAAGAATATGGCGGAACAGATCTCCGTACTGGCCCATGATAAACTGATCACCGTTCAGGAACTGAGAAGATTCCTGCCAGAAGTACCGGAAACGCCTCGTCTGCCTATGCTGGCAGCGCCACAGGCCAAGGCAAACGGTGATTTTTCGAACGAAAGGGATATCCTCTACAAGTTGTTTTTCGACATGAAGAAGGATGTGACAGAACTAAAGAAGATGTTCTTCGAAGTACTGCAGAATCCTAACCTGGCGCATAGTGCCCCGGCCAATTTCCAGGATAGTCATGTGCTACACAATTTCCATCCTCAGCAGGAGGTGAATACGAATATGACATCTACGGCGATTGCTGCACCGCAACAACCGATCATCCTGCAGGACAATAATAAGATAGACCACCACGAAGAAGTAGAAGAGACACTGTCTATTGCCGACAAGGAGAAGGAACTGATTGTAAAAGCGCTGAAAAAACACAAGGGCAAAAGAAAAGATGCCGCGCTTGATCTGGGTATTTCGGAGAGAACATTGTATAGAAAACTGAAAGAATACAACATTAACGAATAA
- a CDS encoding redoxin domain-containing protein — MMKSHYLALCFALTAMQVREVPLEIGAPIPKGDQALKDISGKEITLNKAVQTNGLLVMFSGNDCPYIERNKARTIEICRYALTNQIGVVLVNSNANVTLDAMKAYALSQQFNWYYVADPGASMADAFQAAHMPECYLFNQSGMLVYKGSIDDSPGNAEAVKTRHLNNAINDLLAKKSPKVNTTPSLGCNIKRF; from the coding sequence ATGATGAAGTCTCACTACCTAGCGCTATGCTTTGCTCTCACCGCCATGCAGGTGAGGGAAGTCCCTTTGGAAATAGGAGCGCCTATCCCTAAAGGAGATCAGGCACTCAAAGACATTTCCGGAAAAGAAATTACACTCAACAAAGCCGTACAAACCAATGGCCTGTTAGTGATGTTTTCGGGCAATGACTGCCCGTATATTGAAAGGAACAAAGCCAGAACCATCGAAATTTGTCGCTACGCCCTCACCAACCAGATCGGGGTTGTCCTCGTGAACTCAAATGCCAATGTTACGCTGGATGCTATGAAAGCTTACGCACTTTCTCAGCAATTCAACTGGTATTATGTAGCTGATCCTGGTGCAAGTATGGCAGATGCGTTTCAAGCTGCTCATATGCCGGAGTGTTATCTTTTTAACCAAAGCGGTATGCTGGTGTATAAGGGAAGTATTGATGATAGTCCGGGTAATGCGGAGGCGGTGAAGACAAGGCATCTTAATAACGCGATCAATGATTTATTGGCAAAGAAATCGCCAAAGGTGAATACTACGCCTTCGCTGGGGTGTAATATTAAGCGATTTTAG
- the mltG gene encoding endolytic transglycosylase MltG: MAKKKTSKSKQQQHKSLWIRRALVVVIALAAGTLVYFGYRLFGPNTRSFGDNKFFYVRTGSTYTDVLNGLMDQEIIRSRGSFDWVARELGYPDRVKAGKYKINRGMSNFEIVKLLRSGRQTPVVLTITKLRTKRDLIHKICANLEADSATFQALINDNVYLRQFGLDTNTVMCAIMPNTYQFYWNTSAENAFKKIEKGREDFWTTERKEKAQHLNLSIDQVTILASIIEEESNKNDEKPLISSVYLNRFRKGMRLQADPTVKFALQDFALRRIREGHLQFDSPYNTYKYAGLPPGPICTPSVKTLEAVLNTPETDYLYFCAKSDFSGYHAFAATYAEHMKNAHLYQAALNARGI, encoded by the coding sequence ATGGCAAAGAAAAAGACCAGCAAATCAAAGCAACAGCAACATAAAAGCCTATGGATCAGACGCGCCCTGGTGGTCGTGATTGCCCTGGCCGCCGGAACGCTTGTTTATTTTGGATATCGCCTTTTTGGCCCTAATACCCGGTCATTTGGCGATAACAAATTCTTTTATGTCCGCACCGGCAGTACCTATACCGACGTTCTCAATGGACTCATGGACCAGGAAATCATCCGCAGCCGTGGCAGCTTTGACTGGGTGGCACGGGAACTGGGCTACCCTGACCGTGTTAAGGCAGGTAAGTATAAGATCAACAGGGGCATGAGCAATTTCGAAATTGTAAAACTGCTCCGCTCCGGCCGTCAGACACCCGTGGTGCTCACCATCACCAAACTCAGAACAAAACGAGACCTGATCCATAAGATCTGTGCAAACCTGGAGGCAGATTCTGCTACTTTCCAGGCACTGATCAATGACAATGTATACCTCAGACAGTTTGGACTGGATACCAATACGGTGATGTGTGCCATTATGCCAAACACCTACCAGTTTTACTGGAACACTTCTGCAGAGAATGCATTTAAGAAGATTGAAAAAGGAAGAGAAGACTTCTGGACGACAGAAAGAAAAGAGAAAGCACAACATTTGAACCTTTCCATAGACCAGGTGACCATACTGGCTTCTATTATAGAAGAGGAATCCAATAAGAATGACGAAAAACCATTGATTTCCAGCGTATATTTGAACAGGTTCAGAAAAGGAATGCGATTGCAGGCCGATCCGACTGTGAAATTTGCCCTGCAGGATTTTGCTTTGAGAAGAATCAGGGAAGGACATCTGCAATTTGATTCTCCTTATAATACCTACAAGTATGCAGGGTTGCCTCCGGGTCCGATTTGTACCCCATCCGTAAAAACACTGGAAGCGGTGCTCAATACGCCCGAGACAGATTACCTGTATTTTTGCGCTAAATCTGATTTTTCTGGTTATCATGCATTTGCGGCCACCTACGCAGAGCATATGAAAAATGCCCATTTATATCAGGCAGCCCTGAATGCAAGAGGTATATAG
- a CDS encoding M14 metallopeptidase family protein encodes MKYRLLTLVYAVLATTFSLSAKTLPSPDQFLGYPLGTHFTPHYRVLEYFRAVAAVTPNMQLEQYGTTYEGRPLMMATITSPANFARLGQIRQHNLQLVSGEAKVADNDPVIVWLSYNVHGNEAVSTEAAMKTLYTLANKSNTQQQQWLENTVVIIDPCLNPDGRERYVNYYNQVHTIIPDPVLSGREHKEPWPGGRANHYYFDLNRDWAWQTQTESQARMKQYNSWMPQVHVDFHEQSIDAPYYFAPAAEPLHDIIKPWQRDMLKMIGKNNAKYFDKEGWLYFTKETFDMFYPSYGDTYPTYNGAIGMTYEQGGGGRAGIMALKQDGDTLTLAQRIAHHFTTGMSTIEVAAGQGQQLLKDFSGYFYEASHNPDGPYKTYVIKSGGNAEKLAALAILLKRNNIKFGYGANGARATGFNYFSGKTEGFAVDKEDMVINAMQPRSNLLKVLFEPDSRLTDSITYDITAWALPYTYGLQSYAVKEPLNAERDTLLIPVTAPMNSERSYAYLAKWNSIRDVRFLSALLKRKIRVRFAEGPFTAGGKSYSAGTLIITRSGNEGIGEGFDVMVTGLAKTVGVTLDAASTGFVDKGVDFGSEKVHYIKPMRIGLLMGSGVSSLAAGEIWYYFEQQIGYPLTIIDQNNLDQVNWKDVDVLILPDGNYKFLADKENANKLKDWVSNGGKLIALQDALFQVAQQEWGIKVKKDAMPGLDEKKDEYALLKSYGNRERDGIKQAIPGAIYRVQLDNTHPLAFGFSDTYYTLKQDDRLYEFMDSDGWNVGILKKDNYLSGFVGTETRKRLKDGLLFGVKEIGNGKVVMLADDPLFRSFWENGKLLFGNAVFMVF; translated from the coding sequence ATGAAATACCGTTTACTGACACTGGTTTATGCAGTTCTTGCCACAACTTTTTCCCTTTCTGCTAAAACACTGCCTTCGCCGGATCAGTTTCTTGGATATCCACTAGGCACACACTTTACACCACACTACCGGGTGTTGGAATACTTCAGGGCAGTAGCCGCCGTTACGCCCAATATGCAGCTTGAACAATATGGAACTACGTACGAAGGCCGGCCGCTGATGATGGCGACCATCACTTCGCCTGCGAACTTTGCCAGGCTCGGCCAGATCAGGCAGCATAATTTGCAGCTGGTGAGTGGAGAAGCAAAGGTGGCGGACAATGATCCTGTCATCGTATGGCTCAGTTACAATGTACACGGAAATGAAGCAGTATCTACAGAGGCTGCGATGAAAACCCTGTACACACTGGCCAATAAGAGCAATACACAGCAACAGCAATGGCTTGAAAATACTGTGGTGATCATCGATCCCTGTCTGAACCCGGACGGTCGTGAGCGTTATGTAAATTACTACAACCAGGTACATACCATTATACCCGATCCGGTATTGTCCGGCAGGGAGCATAAAGAACCCTGGCCAGGTGGCAGGGCAAACCACTATTACTTTGACCTGAACCGTGACTGGGCATGGCAAACACAAACTGAATCACAGGCAAGGATGAAACAATACAACAGCTGGATGCCACAGGTACATGTGGATTTTCATGAACAAAGCATCGATGCACCTTATTACTTTGCCCCTGCAGCAGAACCTTTGCACGATATCATCAAACCATGGCAGAGAGATATGTTGAAGATGATCGGTAAGAACAATGCGAAGTACTTTGATAAAGAAGGCTGGTTGTACTTTACGAAAGAAACATTCGATATGTTTTATCCCAGCTATGGCGATACATATCCTACGTATAATGGCGCCATCGGTATGACGTATGAACAAGGTGGTGGCGGCCGCGCAGGTATCATGGCCCTGAAACAGGATGGTGATACACTGACGCTGGCACAGCGTATTGCACACCACTTTACCACCGGTATGTCTACCATAGAAGTGGCTGCAGGTCAGGGCCAGCAGCTGCTGAAAGATTTCTCCGGCTACTTCTACGAAGCAAGTCATAACCCCGATGGTCCTTATAAAACATATGTGATCAAATCCGGTGGTAATGCAGAAAAATTAGCTGCTTTGGCCATATTGCTGAAACGCAATAATATCAAATTCGGGTATGGTGCAAATGGTGCGCGTGCCACTGGTTTCAACTACTTCAGTGGTAAGACAGAAGGATTCGCTGTCGATAAAGAAGATATGGTGATCAATGCCATGCAACCCCGTTCTAACCTGCTGAAAGTATTGTTTGAACCAGATAGCCGCCTTACTGATTCTATTACTTATGATATCACAGCGTGGGCATTGCCTTATACATATGGCTTACAATCCTATGCAGTGAAAGAACCTTTGAATGCAGAGCGCGATACCTTACTGATACCGGTCACAGCACCCATGAATTCAGAACGTAGTTATGCCTATCTGGCCAAATGGAATAGTATCAGGGATGTACGTTTTCTTTCCGCCTTATTGAAAAGAAAAATAAGAGTACGATTTGCAGAAGGCCCTTTTACAGCAGGTGGTAAATCTTATTCTGCCGGCACATTGATCATTACAAGATCAGGGAATGAGGGGATAGGAGAGGGCTTTGATGTGATGGTGACCGGACTGGCTAAAACAGTGGGTGTGACATTGGATGCAGCTAGTACAGGTTTTGTAGATAAAGGCGTTGACTTTGGATCTGAAAAAGTTCATTATATCAAACCAATGAGAATCGGATTGTTAATGGGAAGCGGTGTATCTTCACTGGCAGCAGGTGAGATCTGGTATTATTTCGAACAGCAGATCGGCTACCCGCTTACCATCATTGATCAAAATAACCTGGACCAGGTGAACTGGAAAGATGTGGATGTGTTGATCCTGCCGGATGGTAATTATAAATTCCTCGCCGATAAGGAGAATGCAAACAAACTGAAAGATTGGGTGAGCAATGGAGGAAAACTGATTGCATTGCAGGATGCATTATTCCAGGTAGCGCAGCAGGAGTGGGGTATCAAAGTGAAGAAAGATGCCATGCCGGGCCTGGATGAAAAGAAGGATGAATATGCACTCCTGAAGAGTTATGGAAACAGGGAGAGAGATGGTATCAAACAGGCGATTCCGGGCGCTATTTACAGGGTACAACTGGATAATACGCATCCGTTGGCATTTGGATTTTCAGATACTTATTATACCCTGAAACAGGATGACAGGTTGTATGAATTTATGGATAGTGATGGCTGGAATGTAGGTATACTGAAAAAGGATAATTACCTCAGTGGATTTGTAGGAACAGAAACCCGCAAGCGCCTGAAAGATGGATTGCTATTTGGTGTGAAGGAAATCGGGAATGGTAAGGTGGTAATGCTGGCAGATGATCCCCTCTTCCGCAGTTTCTGGGAGAATGGGAAATTGCTGTTTGGCAATGCGGTATTCATGGTATTCTAA
- a CDS encoding sensor histidine kinase encodes MSTHLFTHFIPSTPLQAALHFFEYKSGDVIGLLPLLGIWSFIFVLILMLYKIESYKKKEFLLLNRIHEQQEHELNIQEAERRRIAADLHDEIGSSLAAIKINLQSLHYSSAHDEQRATTLLELVDQTSQNVRRATHNLIPPHFETTPFTSILQSYFSSLDSRNTIAFHYYCNAYQHHFTTRQELLLYRIVMELTHNIIRHAKASEATIQVLFCPTYLEIMVEDNGIGFSTTTHQGIGLSSVHTRVRSLGGNIHIDSGRCGTTIIIHIPVSC; translated from the coding sequence ATGAGCACTCATCTGTTCACGCACTTTATCCCCTCAACACCGCTGCAGGCGGCCTTGCATTTTTTTGAGTATAAGTCAGGGGATGTTATCGGATTGCTGCCTTTACTAGGCATATGGAGTTTCATTTTTGTATTGATCCTCATGCTATACAAAATTGAAAGTTACAAAAAGAAAGAATTCCTTCTACTCAACCGCATTCACGAACAACAGGAACATGAACTGAACATCCAGGAAGCAGAACGCCGCCGTATTGCCGCTGACCTGCACGATGAAATAGGCAGTAGTCTCGCCGCTATCAAAATCAACCTCCAAAGCCTGCACTACAGCTCTGCACACGATGAACAACGTGCTACTACGCTATTGGAACTGGTAGACCAGACCAGTCAGAATGTACGGAGGGCCACGCACAACCTCATTCCCCCTCATTTCGAAACCACTCCCTTTACGTCTATATTGCAATCGTATTTTTCTTCCCTCGATTCCCGGAACACGATCGCTTTCCATTATTATTGCAACGCCTATCAGCATCACTTTACCACCAGACAGGAATTACTGCTTTATCGCATTGTCATGGAACTTACGCACAACATTATCAGGCATGCAAAGGCATCGGAAGCCACCATACAGGTGCTCTTCTGCCCTACTTACCTCGAAATTATGGTAGAAGATAATGGCATCGGGTTTTCTACTACTACTCATCAGGGTATCGGTTTGAGCAGTGTGCATACAAGGGTCAGATCGCTGGGAGGAAATATTCACATAGACAGCGGAAGATGTGGTACAACCATCATCATTCATATACCTGTAAGCTGCTAA
- the secG gene encoding preprotein translocase subunit SecG, with protein sequence MLLIFGILIILACVLLGFFVLVQNPKGGGLSGTFGGFGNQVMGVRQTTDVLEKGTWILAAIIAVLCMTSSIFISKGTVKQQEKSVIERNVPASGGMQQQQVPAPQGGATPQSK encoded by the coding sequence ATGTTATTGATTTTCGGTATTTTAATCATCCTGGCCTGCGTGCTGTTAGGCTTTTTTGTGCTGGTACAAAACCCAAAAGGTGGCGGTTTGAGCGGCACTTTTGGTGGTTTTGGTAACCAGGTAATGGGTGTGCGCCAGACTACCGATGTACTCGAGAAAGGTACCTGGATCCTGGCTGCTATCATTGCTGTACTTTGCATGACCTCTTCTATCTTCATTTCAAAGGGGACTGTAAAACAGCAGGAAAAGTCAGTGATCGAGCGCAATGTACCAGCTTCCGGTGGTATGCAGCAGCAACAGGTGCCTGCTCCACAGGGTGGTGCTACTCCGCAATCCAAATAA
- the lptE gene encoding LPS assembly lipoprotein LptE gives MTRLFQGIMAISLLLMMGGCSVKYSANGASIDQGAKTVNVRFIDNRAPINNPTLSQNVTEKLRTKVTSQTRLVQVNEDNTDYEFKGAITGYAFSNAAVTNVDKAATSRLTVTISITFVKRVGDKKGWTQAFTRSADFSATQLPSSVENSLLENTILPQVVDDIFNKAFANW, from the coding sequence ATGACCAGATTATTCCAGGGGATAATGGCCATCAGCCTGTTGCTGATGATGGGGGGATGCTCCGTTAAATACTCCGCCAACGGCGCCAGTATAGATCAGGGGGCAAAAACAGTGAATGTACGGTTCATTGATAACAGGGCGCCAATTAATAACCCGACCCTGAGCCAGAACGTAACTGAAAAACTGAGAACGAAAGTCACTTCACAAACAAGGCTGGTACAGGTGAATGAAGACAATACCGACTATGAATTCAAAGGAGCGATTACAGGGTATGCTTTCAGCAATGCGGCTGTAACCAATGTGGACAAGGCGGCAACTTCCCGTTTGACGGTGACCATCAGCATCACTTTTGTAAAGAGAGTAGGTGATAAGAAAGGATGGACCCAGGCCTTTACCCGGTCGGCTGACTTCTCGGCCACGCAGTTGCCCAGTTCAGTGGAAAACAGCCTGTTAGAAAATACAATTCTCCCCCAGGTCGTGGATGATATTTTTAATAAGGCCTTTGCAAACTGGTAA
- a CDS encoding response regulator transcription factor, with amino-acid sequence MPVNIMLADDHRLFTTGIRTLLNADPALRVTHIATNGQELLDLLRLCLPDIVLIDVNMPVMNGLDATRLIRDLYPKVKVIIISGYNDAHLIAEAMQAGARGYLLKDCNADGLYHTIHLVNSGQTSFPFRPHLPGQNFETDNAFLQQFNLTRREKEILQLISSQHTNQQVADHLHLSIYTIETHRKNIMKKLQLKTPAALMKFILTHPCHSVIFGFYCLVLLS; translated from the coding sequence ATGCCTGTTAACATTATGCTGGCGGATGATCACCGGCTTTTTACCACCGGAATCCGCACCCTCTTAAATGCCGACCCTGCCCTCAGGGTCACCCATATTGCCACCAATGGCCAGGAATTACTGGATCTGCTCCGCCTCTGCCTGCCCGACATTGTACTGATAGACGTAAACATGCCTGTCATGAACGGTCTGGATGCCACCCGGTTGATCAGGGACCTGTATCCTAAGGTGAAAGTGATTATTATAAGCGGGTACAACGACGCCCACCTCATTGCCGAAGCCATGCAAGCCGGCGCCCGGGGTTACCTCCTGAAAGATTGTAATGCTGACGGCCTTTACCACACCATTCACCTCGTGAATTCGGGGCAGACCAGCTTCCCTTTCCGCCCCCACCTCCCCGGTCAGAACTTCGAAACCGACAACGCCTTCTTGCAACAATTTAACCTCACCCGCAGGGAAAAAGAAATTCTCCAGCTCATTAGCAGCCAACACACCAACCAACAGGTGGCCGACCACCTACACCTTAGTATATATACTATTGAAACCCACCGGAAAAATATAATGAAAAAACTTCAACTCAAGACCCCAGCGGCTCTCATGAAGTTTATATTGACTCATCCATGCCATTCTGTCATTTTCGGATTTTATTGCTTAGTTTTGCTATCCTAA
- a CDS encoding YihY/virulence factor BrkB family protein yields MRKIESIILAIKPISFLIHRSKGIVLPGFEGLPLYDVIHYFFREIRNKSLGERAAAISFNFLLAIPPFFIFLFTLVPYIPMNNVEATLYELAEDVTPNYNTYIIMRDMIHDFLYTHHNGLLSISFGMSFFASSNAVMGVARSFNRKQPGFRKRKWWQKRLLALQLTAILVFLLLLTVALIIAQGTVLHYIFDTLGIKNKSVISLAETTRWVLIIFLFYSILSVLYRFVPATNKRWKFITAGSTLATILMILVTIGFSVFVNNFSNYNKIYGSVGTLLILMIAVYLNSLTLLIGFELNASIKYLKEAHHSSNRLN; encoded by the coding sequence ATGAGAAAAATAGAATCTATCATACTTGCAATCAAACCTATCAGCTTCCTTATCCACAGGAGTAAGGGGATTGTATTGCCCGGTTTTGAGGGCCTGCCCCTCTATGATGTAATCCATTATTTCTTCAGGGAGATCAGGAATAAAAGTCTCGGAGAGAGAGCTGCCGCCATATCGTTCAACTTCCTGCTGGCGATACCACCGTTCTTTATCTTCCTGTTTACATTGGTGCCTTATATCCCCATGAATAATGTAGAGGCGACCCTGTATGAACTGGCGGAAGATGTGACCCCGAATTACAACACTTACATCATAATGCGGGATATGATCCATGACTTCCTGTATACACATCATAACGGGTTGTTGTCGATCTCATTTGGGATGAGCTTTTTTGCGTCTTCAAATGCCGTAATGGGGGTAGCCCGTTCGTTCAACAGAAAGCAACCTGGATTCAGGAAACGGAAGTGGTGGCAGAAAAGATTACTGGCGTTGCAACTGACCGCAATATTAGTTTTTTTGCTGTTGCTGACGGTGGCATTGATCATTGCGCAGGGTACGGTGCTGCATTATATATTTGATACACTGGGCATTAAAAACAAGTCGGTTATTTCACTGGCGGAGACAACAAGATGGGTATTGATTATCTTCCTTTTTTATTCTATCTTGTCTGTATTGTACCGGTTCGTGCCAGCGACAAATAAGCGTTGGAAGTTTATTACGGCTGGAAGTACCCTGGCCACGATTTTAATGATTTTGGTGACTATTGGCTTTTCAGTGTTTGTGAATAACTTTAGTAATTACAATAAGATTTACGGGTCCGTTGGGACGTTGTTAATATTGATGATCGCGGTTTATTTGAATTCCTTGACGTTATTGATTGGTTTTGAGCTCAATGCGAGTATTAAGTATCTAAAGGAAGCCCACCACTCATCCAATAGATTAAATTAA